The following proteins are encoded in a genomic region of Synechococcus sp. ROS8604:
- a CDS encoding prepilin-type N-terminal cleavage/methylation domain-containing protein, whose translation MLSNLHTLKTKQNNVVQQGFTLVEVMIAGVIMAFVMAGVSRFSISSLASGANQQERTRIENAINDNIQLIQKEDAYLTLKNLGSEAEKKTACSNPTQKLTDIITAKVPLPTAEGINQTIQRVLRPLSKNDLDILIVEYTFTAPEYLGEPDSSNYKEKRTMEMNPNFSSRCYTTIS comes from the coding sequence ATGCTCTCCAATCTTCACACCTTAAAGACAAAACAAAACAACGTTGTGCAACAGGGGTTCACCTTGGTTGAGGTGATGATTGCAGGCGTGATCATGGCATTTGTGATGGCAGGCGTAAGCCGGTTCAGCATCTCCTCGTTGGCATCTGGGGCCAACCAACAGGAGCGTACTCGTATTGAAAATGCGATTAACGACAATATTCAACTCATTCAGAAAGAAGACGCCTATCTAACTCTTAAGAACCTTGGCAGTGAAGCAGAGAAGAAAACAGCCTGCTCAAATCCCACACAGAAACTAACCGATATCATCACAGCCAAGGTTCCTTTACCAACGGCTGAAGGCATCAATCAAACCATCCAAAGAGTGCTCAGACCACTATCCAAAAATGATCTGGACATCCTCATTGTTGAATACACCTTTACTGCACCAGAATATCTAGGAGAACCGGACTCTTCCAATTACAAAGAAAAGCGCACCATGGAAATGAACCCTAATTTTTCCTCCCGTTGCTACACAACAATCTCATGA
- a CDS encoding type IV pilin protein — MTTLKSRLQLSLLNRKKGRNLLEKGFTLVELMVVTVIVGILSGIALPSFLGQANKAKATECTTKVGSILSAFGADAAGNKVEALASAVAQAENETTTSEYCTIAAPTDAGNTGVLAISATGKDDLAGEYFAAGCVNSTTGSRELVTSTEAAPDAPTCA; from the coding sequence ATGACTACTCTCAAGAGCCGTCTTCAGCTGTCCCTTCTCAACCGCAAAAAAGGTCGCAATCTTCTGGAAAAAGGCTTCACCCTTGTGGAGCTGATGGTCGTGACTGTGATCGTTGGAATCCTTTCAGGAATAGCACTTCCGAGTTTCCTGGGCCAGGCCAACAAAGCCAAGGCAACTGAATGCACCACGAAAGTGGGATCAATCCTTTCAGCCTTTGGCGCCGACGCTGCTGGAAACAAGGTTGAAGCTCTTGCTAGCGCCGTGGCTCAAGCCGAGAATGAAACAACAACGTCCGAATATTGCACGATTGCCGCACCCACCGATGCCGGTAATACTGGAGTACTTGCTATATCCGCCACAGGTAAAGATGACCTGGCTGGTGAATACTTTGCAGCCGGTTGCGTGAATTCAACAACTGGATCCAGAGAACTCGTGACCTCCACCGAAGCAGCGCCTGATGCGCCAACCTGTGCATAA
- a CDS encoding sensor histidine kinase KdpD, translated as MPSLRIWLQSSALLTVIAGYAVLLAVHSAFATAQRNNNHQDLAASIARLLSLHSTAIAPPSNTQLHVELQPAGPALAPQLQEFTGNQQWLVSRRRLPEPIDGLDWLELRQNVTRSLQQERLSQLLLIAAAGVSILLTSLLLRPVLYRGLVIPLNALVDQLQALEANTLGQDLVDAELQPQELRPIVLAFNQLQQRLAAAWQREKEFVDGAAHELRTPITVISGHAQRLNRDLLPSATQRSAAVMASEAERMASILDALRDLSRLDSGRLPLQIETLDAEEQLLMAYERCFAAAADRLRLPPPRSEPVLLFRADSQRLQQCLKALISNAMLYSPGLVQLQAEWRIDQLVLHVLDHGPGIPEAEREQVFRRFARGAMAGPTRGVGLGLALVDQLLQAMGGALSIRDAPGGGADVQLQFRVVSHPPAP; from the coding sequence TTGCCATCCCTCCGGATTTGGCTGCAGTCTTCGGCCTTGCTCACGGTGATCGCTGGCTACGCCGTGCTTCTGGCGGTTCATTCTGCCTTTGCCACGGCCCAACGGAACAACAACCATCAGGATCTGGCGGCTTCTATTGCCCGCCTTCTTTCCCTGCATTCCACCGCAATTGCCCCTCCCAGCAACACACAACTTCATGTGGAGCTGCAGCCTGCAGGACCTGCCTTGGCTCCCCAGCTGCAGGAATTCACAGGGAATCAGCAATGGTTGGTGAGTCGTCGCCGTTTGCCGGAGCCGATCGACGGGTTGGATTGGCTGGAGCTGCGTCAGAACGTCACCCGTTCTCTGCAGCAGGAGCGTTTGAGTCAGTTGCTGCTGATCGCAGCAGCCGGTGTGTCGATCCTGCTCACATCCCTGTTGCTGCGTCCTGTGTTGTATCGCGGCCTGGTGATCCCTCTCAATGCCCTTGTGGATCAACTGCAGGCCCTGGAGGCGAACACCCTGGGTCAGGACTTGGTGGATGCCGAGCTTCAGCCGCAGGAGTTGCGGCCGATCGTGCTCGCCTTCAATCAGCTGCAACAGCGATTGGCGGCGGCCTGGCAGCGGGAGAAGGAGTTTGTGGATGGTGCCGCCCATGAGCTGCGCACCCCGATCACCGTGATTTCCGGTCATGCGCAACGGCTCAACCGTGACCTGCTCCCCTCTGCCACGCAGCGCTCTGCAGCTGTGATGGCTTCAGAAGCGGAGCGGATGGCCAGCATTCTTGATGCGCTCAGGGATCTTTCACGCCTTGATTCAGGTCGATTGCCTTTGCAGATCGAAACCCTGGATGCCGAGGAGCAGCTGCTGATGGCCTACGAGCGCTGCTTCGCTGCCGCAGCTGATCGCTTGCGGCTTCCGCCACCCAGATCAGAACCGGTGCTGCTGTTCAGGGCCGATAGCCAGCGCCTGCAGCAATGCCTGAAGGCCCTGATCTCCAATGCCATGCTCTACAGCCCAGGCCTGGTGCAGTTGCAGGCTGAGTGGAGAATCGATCAGTTGGTTCTGCATGTTCTGGATCATGGACCCGGCATCCCAGAAGCGGAGCGTGAGCAGGTTTTCAGGCGGTTTGCACGGGGAGCGATGGCCGGTCCAACCCGAGGGGTGGGGCTTGGGCTGGCCCTGGTTGATCAGTTGCTTCAGGCGATGGGAGGGGCGTTATCGATTCGCGATGCACCCGGTGGTGGTGCCGATGTTCAATTGCAGTTCAGGGTTGTGTCTCATCCACCCGCGCCATGA
- a CDS encoding response regulator transcription factor, with translation MLQETRSRLLVVDDDPELLQFLLDEFSREQAECIGAINGTEALQHLRQSRFDLLILDWTLPDFDGIEICRRLRSSGDQTPVLMLTAHDDLDEQVQALDLGADDYLTKPFELKELHARVRARLRRGHVEKAEQQSETLSLGDLSIDVLSRAVRFKDKALSLSQREFNLLHFLVERSGQVLTRQAILEGVWGAPFVGDPNTLDVYLGYLRRKLKQQGSPPLVHTIRGVGFMARVDETQP, from the coding sequence TTGTTGCAGGAGACCCGCTCCCGGCTGCTCGTCGTTGATGACGATCCAGAACTGCTGCAATTTTTGCTGGATGAGTTCTCTCGTGAACAGGCGGAGTGCATCGGCGCGATCAACGGCACCGAAGCACTCCAACACCTGCGTCAGAGCCGGTTTGATCTCCTCATTCTGGATTGGACACTGCCGGACTTTGATGGCATTGAAATCTGCCGGCGGCTGCGCAGCAGCGGTGACCAGACACCGGTGTTGATGCTGACCGCCCATGACGATCTGGACGAACAGGTGCAGGCCCTGGATCTGGGGGCAGACGACTACCTCACCAAACCGTTTGAGCTCAAGGAACTCCACGCCAGGGTGCGTGCCCGACTGAGACGCGGGCACGTGGAAAAAGCGGAACAACAAAGCGAGACGCTCTCGCTCGGAGACCTGAGCATCGATGTGCTCAGCCGTGCTGTGCGCTTCAAGGACAAGGCACTGTCGCTGTCGCAACGGGAATTTAATCTGCTGCACTTCCTGGTGGAGCGCTCAGGCCAGGTGTTAACCCGGCAAGCGATCCTGGAAGGGGTCTGGGGAGCACCGTTTGTGGGCGACCCCAACACCCTGGATGTGTATCTGGGCTATCTGCGCCGCAAACTCAAGCAACAGGGTTCGCCCCCCCTGGTTCACACCATCCGGGGGGTTGGTTTCATGGCGCGGGTGGATGAGACACAACCCTGA